DNA sequence from the Pedobacter sp. W3I1 genome:
AAAAGTATTGTAGAACTGCATCATGGCCAGATTAGTGTCGAAAGCACTCCTAAAAACGACAAAGCCTTTGGCAATACGGCTTTCACCGTTAGTTTAAAAACAGGGAAAGAACATTTTAATCCATCCGATTTTATCCCCGATTATATTTATTACGACGATGCCTTAAATTATAACCTGAATGCACCGCAGCTAACCGAACAGTTTAAGGTGGGCGATGCGATGCCAGACGATTCAGGAAAAAACAGAAAGAACAGCATCTTACTGGTAGAAGATAACGAAGATGTAAGAACTTTCATTAAACAAGCTTTAAGCCCCTCATATCAGATTTACGAACGCGAAAATGGGGCTACGGGGTTAGATTGTGCTTTAGATCTGATTCCCGATTTAATTATCAGTGATGTAATGATGCCAGTGATGGATGGCTTAGAATTATGTCGAAAACTTAAAACAGATGAGCGAACCAGCCATATCCCTGTAGTTTTATTAACCGCAAGATCGGCCTATGTACATCAGGTAAACGGTTTCGAAAATGGTGCCGATGCCTATATTATGAAACCATTTAACTTAAAAATACTCGAACTGAACATCCAGAACCTCCTCAATGCCCGTGAAACCATTAAACAAAAATTTGCGCAGGTAATTACGCTCGAACCCAAAAACATGGTCATTAATACGACCGAACAGAATTTTTTAAACAAAATTATCCAGCTGATCGAAGATCACATTGCCGATCCTGATTTTGACGTACCTACCCTGGCATCAGAAATTGGTATGAGCCAGCCTGTACTCTATAAAAAAATAAGAGCACTGACCGATCTTTCAGTAAACGACTTTATTAAATCGTTGCGGATAAAAAGAGCAGCCCAATTACTTAAACAAGGTACAGGAAATATTGCTGAAATTGCTTATGCAGTAGGTTTTAACGATCGAAAATATTTCAGTTCAGAGTTTAAAAAACATTTCGGCAAAACCCCGAGTGAGTTCATGAGTAGTGATTAGCCTGCAAACGCTTTGCAAAACATTTAAAAACGTTATTATATTGATTCATCCCATAAATTAATCTCTATCAATGACAGACTCCAATAGAGTGGTCGTCTTTTCCGCGCAGGCGGGATTCTTAAAGCGCTTGCATTACGATTCCCAATCAAGCTGGGAATGACGAACCGCCAAAATCTGTCATCCAACTCCTTTGTTTTTGGCTAAAAAATGATCTCTACCATCGACAGACTCCAATAAAAATCGTCATCTCGACCGGAGCAACGCGGAGTGGAGAGATCTTTGGACTACAGATGGTCTGTTATTGAGATACCAGCTTCGGGCTTAAAAACATTTGGGTAACCTGCTGATCGAAATGATTATTCATCACTCCCTGATAAACCTGTCCTGCAACATGATACAATAAATCTACTTTTTCAAACAGGCTTACTACCTCCGGTTCACCGATCTCGTAATTGTTTTCGTAACGAACAGCCAGATAAGCCTCATCAAGCAAATGCAACAGGTTAACCTCTTCCTCATCGTGATTAAATAGCGTAGAAAGCTGCTTTACATAAGGTTTAACATACAGCTGATGGGTTTTGATGCGGTGCGTTTTTTTATCCTTTCCCATTACCAAAACTTCAATGGCCCGGTACATTAAATCGAAAACCTGATGCAGCATAAAAGCGCAGTATTCGAGATTCTGTTGCTTAAAATAGAACTTTGCGCCAGATAAAAATTTGTTGGCCTTATTAGTTTCTTGCCGATAGGTAGTGCTAACCCGATCCGCAATGAGCTTAGGTTCGCCGCCTTCCAGAAAACTTCCAGATTTACTAAATAAGCAATTCTGAGCTGCAGTGGCATAGTAAAAAAACAAACTCCCTTGTCGCAAAGCCTGCTCAACCTCGTGCACATGGAAAACCCGATAAGTAAATTCCATTTGCTCATTAAATACAATATTTAATACTGGCGTTAATTCGTTTAAAATACGCACATGTTTAAACGAAACCATAATCAGCATTTCTGGCGCCGGCTCACTGGCAAAAAAATTGGTATGGAGATAAATATATTGAATGGGTACCGCAGCGGTAATGCCCTTTAATAAACGCATTATGTTTTCTTCTTTTATCGCACTATGGCTAAGGTTTAAAAATTTATTCCGCATAATGGCCCCTTTCATCTTTTATATCATCACTTAATGTAGGGTTACCGATCATCACAAAGAAAGCTTCCATGATCATCAGCATGGCTTCATACTGCTCAAATAAAAATTCCTTGTCCATCATTTTAATGCTGCTTCTGGTACTAAATGCGGCATACAACCACTCTAAAAGACCTAAGCGCAATTGTTTGATTTTTTCAAGAACGAAAAAGGACTCCAAGAATCGATAAGGGTTTTCAATGTGTTCGGCTGCTAGTGTATTTATTTCGCAAAGGCCTTTGTTATATACATCGTTTGTAATAAAACGATCTTTCGTAGTCATTAACCCTTCGTTTAAGGCTGCCTGATAAATTAGTTTTTTGGTTGCAATTAAATAACCCGCATTAAGCAATTTCGTAAACTGGTTATAGAGGAAAAAATAATCGGCAACATCGTTTACACGGTTCTCTTCTGATAAGGCCATTTTATACCATTTTTTCAGGTATGTTTTGTGCCCTGCAAGGTTATCCAAACTAAAAAAAAACTCAATTACACTAAACGGATTATCAAATAATTCCTGACCGAAAGCCAAAGGCGATGTACTTTCGAACATGGCCATATGATAATAGCGATCGATACTTTTAAAACTATTTTTAGTGATGAGCCTTTCGTGGATGAGCCAGCAAGCCTCCAACATTTTTCCGGTGTTCTCGTAAAATGGAAAGATATACTGATCCCAATCCAGGTTGAGGTTATTTTCCAATCCGGCCAACAACCATTCTTTATAAATAAACTTATAATTATCTGATTGAAAGAAGATAAAAATATCCAGAAAGGTAAGTTTTGGATTTTTCATCTCCACTTTGCTCAATAATTTCGGACAATAATCTAGCAGAACCGATTCGCGTTCCAGGTTACATTCATCGGCTTCAATGGCCTTTATAAAAGCAACATCTGTTTCACTCCGATTAAAAATTAAATCCGAATAATCGAACAGGGGCAACAGTTTCTCGTAAAAACCCAATAGTTTAGCAGGATGTTTTTGCGGCGAATAATCGAATTCGTTTTGAGGTGGGTTTAACCAGTTTTTTAAAAACTTTAAATGATGGTCTACACCATTTAATGAAAAAAAACTTTCAATGGCATCAATAAATGCCATCGTTTCTTTTTTAAAATT
Encoded proteins:
- a CDS encoding HEPN domain-containing protein → MKGAIMRNKFLNLSHSAIKEENIMRLLKGITAAVPIQYIYLHTNFFASEPAPEMLIMVSFKHVRILNELTPVLNIVFNEQMEFTYRVFHVHEVEQALRQGSLFFYYATAAQNCLFSKSGSFLEGGEPKLIADRVSTTYRQETNKANKFLSGAKFYFKQQNLEYCAFMLHQVFDLMYRAIEVLVMGKDKKTHRIKTHQLYVKPYVKQLSTLFNHDEEEVNLLHLLDEAYLAVRYENNYEIGEPEVVSLFEKVDLLYHVAGQVYQGVMNNHFDQQVTQMFLSPKLVSQ